A region from the bacterium genome encodes:
- a CDS encoding right-handed parallel beta-helix repeat-containing protein: MHCRHRLLQLSVIVGLVVIGWVSALGSTNISGTISESTTWTVAGSPYILTGEVRVRSTTASYVAVLTIQSGVQVRFNSGAWLHIGGTSSTQRGGLVAKGVIFTSNSLFPAAGDWYTIYFDTYSEDTLCTLSNSGILYGTYGIYCNNAEPTLSVCTIGYMSENGVYGETKGYPTIKNCVFSNINDYPISIPAEGIRKISQCSFSSNTRQGIEARTDTIITSGTWSNHGVPYVINGAVSVYTSGSGCVLNLPSGVILKFASSGSELRIAGSSSTQIGGLIATGVHFTSLKDDSIGGDTYGDGTATTPAVGDWRRIRFDQYTISSSALTRCVVRYAGATYSNAIYIDGGAPTFSYCTVSSNNGYGIYAVDQGYPTISSCNISYNSDFPISVEAEGIRKISNCTLTNNMRQGIQVRADTVITSGTWTNQGVPYVISGVVQVYKPSPGCMLTLESGCIIKFDYREYSRLQIAGSGGTQWGGLNATGVIFTSMKDDSVGGDTFGDGTTTTPAPGDWYNISFDEYSIAGTGLTNCVVRYAGSSNNPAIFVNSTYPTFTACTIIDNADIGIWGSTYGYPTITNCRFENNGDYPISLYAEGVRNITGCTFTNNKRQGVEVRGGTVSTSCTWMNQGIPYVISGDVNVYAPSPGCMLTIASGNIIKFGGTYTELQIGGSSTTQWGGLIATGVTFTSIKDDSVGGDTYGDGTVTSPAPGDWEYIYFATYTISSTNLDRCKIRYGANSFNGAIYVYNSSPTFSYCTVEYSKNCGIYGIGQGYPSITNCRFENNQDYPISLEAEGIRKVTGCNFNNNNRQGIQVRSDIVITSCTWTNQGVPYVLNGDVNVYAPSPGCMLTIASGNIIKFDGTYTELQIGGSSTTQWGGLMAIGVIFTSVKDDSVGGDTNGDGIITYPSAGDWFNLYISEYMISSTKLERCIIRYGGYSSNAMIYADSCSPTFSFCTIGYSKNFGIYGSPQGYPTISTCVFEYNQDYPISVQAEGVRKITGCSFSNNTPQGIQVRYDIVRTTCTWTNQGVPYVIEDDVSVYTTGSGCILTLSPGVVLKFAHIYAQLNIAGSSTTQKGGLIATGVTFTSIKDDSVGGDTYGDGTATSPSPGDWECIYFERYTLATTRLDQCIIRYGGYSYNGVVYVNGSNPTFSYCTVEYSKQCGIYGLNDGYPTVSNCRFTNNQEYPISLEAEGIRKVTGCSFSNNKRQGIEARYDIVQTSGTWTNQGVPYVINGTVSIHTTGGGCILTLNPGVIIKFADYDSELDAGDPFSDQYGGLIAVGNVYAPIYFTSIKDDSIGGDTYGDGTATSPAPGDWSRIYLGYYTLPSSVFDHCIIRYARYGIDNAYAQDNLKVRYCLIEKNAYCGIYAYGPINGELRHNTIINNLGKGIEIQDNASQTIIANNNICQNAIGIYANNPYALIFQNNNISKNTTYGAQNSVTTRTVNGEFNWWGDTTGPYDGSTIGLYNPFGKGDTVSNYIDYDPWLRENPEQPRRLPDIKLLKGYEQDEVFDLDRYILDTAASFTWETNPDIDQARIVINPDNTVDYTLTRTTAFVGIDSVSYCANWYAKSTSLVKYSTYLFERLGDAIIDNGNEVEHCWLDLRAVIIKDASSSYPTIYKSTTKYDDPADNGKITVTLSGSTAEIVSSTALKSPVSVIFTVQKDTTGTDYDKALLRVYEIVNQNGHFDVAGDTTKWIFEVYGDGSGSGTLSWVTGYTDGSGVVKINQNPGQKGKLTQVFTVPKSGWYTARARIVTDVTSSSKQQKVYLYLQELNASNQVVEVANQVLSNSAGAFAGAGIWREVEINYYAKGTSLAVQLVAINPASSGITANLYVDYIWVYPAPPLVTRCFGATQVDILNPSFDTTTSGWSLEVYGDGSGTGTWSWDTGLAGMSGILKGSQSGGEKAKWSQLYRFSNPGLSATGSVWIYSGAGSIENSQKIYLYLYSWNSSYTKIIESGNAILQPGRWTPGQWRELKFGYTPLTNYNAVQLVAINPSGKPTATIYFDDVKIEQDQDTVYYWDHRLF; encoded by the coding sequence ATGCACTGTCGTCATCGATTATTGCAGCTGAGTGTTATTGTAGGGTTGGTTGTAATAGGCTGGGTATCAGCATTGGGCTCGACGAATATTTCCGGAACAATTAGCGAGTCAACAACTTGGACTGTTGCTGGGAGTCCGTATATTCTGACTGGTGAAGTGCGGGTACGGAGTACAACCGCATCATATGTAGCAGTATTAACCATTCAATCCGGCGTACAAGTTCGATTCAATAGCGGTGCCTGGTTGCATATCGGTGGAACAAGTAGCACGCAACGTGGTGGATTAGTTGCAAAAGGTGTTATTTTTACCAGTAATTCTTTATTTCCTGCAGCCGGTGATTGGTATACAATTTATTTCGATACCTATAGTGAAGATACATTATGTACTTTAAGCAATTCGGGAATTTTATATGGAACCTATGGCATATATTGTAATAATGCGGAACCGACTCTAAGCGTTTGCACTATCGGATATATGAGCGAGAATGGTGTTTATGGTGAAACGAAAGGATATCCGACAATAAAAAACTGTGTCTTTAGTAACATCAACGATTATCCCATTAGTATTCCCGCAGAAGGGATTCGGAAAATTTCGCAATGTTCTTTTAGCAGTAATACTCGACAAGGAATTGAAGCGCGTACGGATACCATTATAACCTCTGGTACGTGGTCGAATCACGGGGTACCGTATGTGATAAATGGCGCGGTATCAGTATATACCAGCGGGAGCGGTTGTGTCCTAAATTTACCCTCCGGTGTAATTCTAAAGTTCGCATCGAGTGGTTCTGAACTGCGAATCGCTGGAAGTAGTTCAACCCAAATTGGTGGTTTAATTGCCACCGGAGTGCATTTCACGTCATTAAAAGATGATTCAATTGGTGGAGATACATACGGCGACGGTACTGCAACTACTCCAGCAGTAGGTGATTGGCGCCGGATTCGTTTCGACCAATATACCATTTCAAGTTCAGCGCTGACCCGGTGTGTTGTGCGGTATGCAGGAGCTACGTATAGTAATGCAATATACATTGACGGGGGTGCGCCGACGTTCAGCTATTGTACTGTTAGTTCTAACAATGGATATGGCATTTATGCCGTAGATCAAGGATATCCAACTATTAGTAGTTGTAATATCTCATATAACTCAGATTTTCCAATTAGCGTTGAGGCGGAAGGAATCAGGAAAATCAGTAATTGCACGTTGACCAATAATATGCGACAAGGGATTCAAGTGCGCGCAGATACCGTCATCACTTCGGGTACCTGGACAAATCAAGGGGTGCCATATGTAATTAGTGGAGTTGTTCAGGTATATAAGCCGAGTCCGGGATGTATGCTTACTCTTGAGTCCGGATGTATCATTAAATTTGACTATCGGGAGTATAGCAGACTTCAAATTGCTGGAAGCGGGGGTACGCAATGGGGTGGATTAAATGCGACCGGAGTTATTTTCACTTCTATGAAAGATGATTCAGTTGGCGGAGATACATTCGGTGATGGAACCACAACCACTCCTGCACCCGGCGATTGGTATAATATCAGTTTCGACGAGTATAGTATTGCGGGAACCGGATTGACCAATTGTGTAGTTCGCTATGCTGGGTCGTCAAATAATCCTGCAATTTTTGTGAACTCTACGTACCCTACGTTTACTGCTTGTACGATTATCGATAATGCCGATATCGGCATTTGGGGGTCTACTTATGGGTATCCGACAATTACGAACTGTCGGTTTGAAAATAACGGAGATTATCCCATCAGTCTTTATGCAGAAGGAGTTCGCAATATTACCGGATGTACCTTTACCAATAATAAACGGCAGGGGGTTGAAGTTCGCGGTGGTACTGTAAGCACTTCGTGTACGTGGATGAATCAAGGAATACCGTATGTGATTAGTGGCGATGTGAATGTGTATGCGCCGAGTCCGGGATGTATGCTAACTATTGCGTCAGGAAATATCATTAAATTTGGTGGAACTTATACCGAATTGCAAATTGGTGGGAGTTCGACCACGCAATGGGGTGGATTGATAGCAACCGGGGTAACTTTTACGTCGATTAAAGATGATTCGGTTGGCGGTGATACGTATGGTGATGGTACAGTAACGAGTCCTGCGCCCGGCGATTGGGAATATATATATTTTGCAACGTATACCATATCTTCGACAAATCTAGACCGATGTAAAATCCGGTACGGTGCCAATTCATTTAACGGAGCGATTTATGTTTATAATAGTTCACCGACATTTAGTTATTGCACGGTAGAATATAGCAAAAATTGTGGCATTTACGGTATCGGTCAGGGGTATCCAAGTATTACGAATTGTCGGTTTGAAAATAATCAGGATTATCCGATTTCGCTTGAAGCGGAAGGGATACGGAAAGTTACCGGCTGTAATTTCAATAATAATAATCGCCAGGGGATTCAAGTGCGTTCGGATATCGTAATTACTTCGTGTACGTGGACGAATCAAGGCGTACCGTATGTATTAAATGGCGATGTGAATGTGTATGCGCCGAGTCCGGGATGTATGCTAACTATTGCGTCAGGAAATATCATTAAATTTGATGGAACTTATACCGAATTGCAAATTGGTGGGAGTTCGACTACGCAATGGGGTGGATTGATGGCAATCGGAGTTATATTTACTTCAGTAAAAGACGATTCGGTTGGTGGCGATACGAATGGGGATGGAATCATAACGTATCCGAGTGCCGGTGATTGGTTTAATCTCTATATCAGTGAATATATGATTTCTTCAACAAAACTGGAACGATGTATTATTCGTTATGGTGGGTATAGTTCAAATGCGATGATTTATGCGGATAGTTGTTCGCCAACCTTCAGTTTTTGTACGATTGGATATAGTAAGAATTTCGGGATATATGGTTCACCTCAAGGATATCCGACGATAAGCACCTGTGTATTTGAATATAATCAGGATTATCCGATTAGCGTTCAAGCGGAAGGAGTCCGTAAAATTACCGGTTGTAGTTTTAGTAATAATACTCCACAAGGTATACAGGTTCGGTATGATATTGTTCGTACCACCTGTACGTGGACGAATCAGGGTGTACCGTATGTAATCGAAGACGATGTTTCGGTATATACGACCGGTAGTGGATGTATTTTAACCCTAAGTCCAGGAGTTGTGTTGAAGTTTGCGCACATCTATGCCCAATTAAATATTGCTGGGAGTTCAACGACGCAAAAGGGTGGATTAATTGCGACCGGGGTAACCTTTACTTCGATTAAAGATGATTCGGTTGGTGGCGATACGTATGGTGATGGTACAGCGACGAGTCCATCGCCTGGCGATTGGGAATGCATATATTTTGAGCGGTACACGTTAGCGACGACGCGGTTAGACCAATGTATAATTCGGTATGGAGGGTATTCGTATAATGGTGTGGTATATGTTAATGGGAGTAATCCGACGTTTAGTTATTGTACAGTAGAGTATAGTAAACAGTGTGGGATCTATGGGTTGAATGATGGGTATCCGACGGTAAGCAACTGTCGGTTTACCAACAATCAGGAGTATCCGATTTCGCTTGAAGCGGAAGGGATACGGAAGGTTACCGGTTGTAGTTTTAGTAATAATAAGCGGCAAGGGATAGAGGCTCGGTATGATATTGTTCAGACGTCTGGTACGTGGACGAATCAGGGTGTACCGTATGTGATTAACGGAACGGTATCAATACATACTACTGGTGGTGGATGCATCCTTACCTTGAATCCGGGAGTGATTATCAAATTTGCTGATTATGATTCTGAATTAGATGCCGGTGATCCGTTTAGCGACCAATATGGCGGATTGATTGCAGTTGGTAACGTCTATGCACCGATATATTTCACGTCAATCAAAGATGATTCTATCGGCGGGGATACCTATGGTGATGGGACAGCAACCAGCCCTGCGCCGGGAGATTGGTCGCGGATTTATCTCGGTTATTATACCTTACCGAGTTCGGTCTTCGACCATTGCATTATTCGCTATGCACGTTATGGAATCGATAATGCATATGCACAAGACAATTTAAAGGTGCGGTATTGCTTGATTGAAAAGAATGCTTACTGTGGCATCTATGCTTACGGTCCAATAAATGGAGAGCTGCGGCATAACACGATTATAAATAATCTAGGTAAGGGGATTGAAATTCAAGATAACGCATCTCAAACTATAATTGCGAATAATAATATTTGCCAGAATGCAATTGGGATCTATGCAAATAATCCATATGCCTTAATCTTCCAGAATAACAATATTTCAAAGAATACTACCTACGGAGCACAAAATTCGGTAACTACCAGAACCGTTAACGGTGAATTTAACTGGTGGGGTGATACGACAGGCCCGTATGACGGTTCGACGATAGGGTTATACAATCCGTTTGGGAAAGGTGATACGGTTTCGAACTATATTGATTACGACCCGTGGTTACGTGAGAATCCGGAACAACCACGGCGGCTACCGGATATTAAATTGTTGAAAGGGTATGAGCAAGATGAAGTGTTCGATTTAGACCGATACATACTGGATACAGCAGCGAGTTTCACTTGGGAAACGAATCCGGATATAGACCAAGCGCGAATCGTGATTAATCCGGATAATACCGTTGATTATACCTTAACACGAACGACTGCGTTTGTCGGGATTGATTCGGTTTCCTATTGTGCGAACTGGTATGCGAAATCAACCTCGCTGGTTAAATATTCGACGTATCTATTCGAACGACTGGGTGATGCGATTATAGATAACGGGAACGAGGTTGAACATTGCTGGTTAGATTTACGGGCAGTGATTATTAAAGATGCAAGTTCATCGTATCCGACGATATATAAATCCACAACGAAATATGACGACCCTGCGGATAACGGAAAAATAACTGTAACTCTCAGTGGTTCAACAGCAGAAATAGTTTCGAGTACGGCATTGAAATCACCGGTTTCCGTGATTTTCACGGTGCAGAAAGATACAACCGGAACGGATTATGATAAAGCATTACTGCGTGTATACGAGATTGTTAACCAGAATGGGCATTTTGATGTTGCCGGTGATACAACGAAATGGATTTTTGAAGTGTATGGGGATGGGAGTGGTTCTGGGACATTATCCTGGGTAACTGGGTATACCGATGGTTCTGGGGTAGTAAAAATCAATCAGAATCCGGGTCAGAAAGGGAAATTAACACAGGTATTCACGGTTCCGAAATCAGGTTGGTATACCGCTCGGGCACGGATTGTGACTGATGTAACTTCGTCAAGTAAACAGCAGAAAGTATATCTCTACTTGCAGGAGCTCAATGCATCGAATCAGGTTGTTGAAGTTGCGAATCAGGTATTATCGAATAGCGCAGGAGCGTTTGCCGGTGCTGGTATCTGGCGTGAGGTTGAAATTAATTATTATGCAAAAGGAACAAGTTTAGCCGTTCAGCTGGTTGCAATCAATCCAGCAAGTAGTGGAATAACCGCAAATCTATATGTAGATTATATCTGGGTATATCCTGCGCCACCGCTAGTAACCCGATGTTTTGGAGCGACGCAGGTAGATATTCTGAATCCGAGTTTTGATACCACGACAAGCGGATGGTCATTAGAAGTGTATGGTGACGGAAGCGGTACTGGTACTTGGAGTTGGGATACCGGATTAGCTGGAATGAGCGGAATCTTGAAAGGAAGTCAAAGCGGCGGAGAAAAGGCGAAATGGAGTCAGTTATATCGGTTTTCGAATCCAGGATTGAGTGCGACCGGGTCAGTCTGGATATATAGTGGAGCGGGCAGTATCGAGAATTCTCAAAAGATATATCTCTATCTCTATAGTTGGAATAGTAGTTATACTAAAATTATTGAAAGCGGAAATGCGATATTGCAGCCGGGAAGATGGACACCAGGTCAATGGCGCGAACTGAAGTTTGGATATACGCCATTAACCAATTATAATGCGGTACAACTTGTTGCAATTAATCCGAGCGGGAAACCGACTGCGACGATTTATTTCGATGACGTTAAAATAGAACAAGACCAGGATACTGTATATTACTGGGACCATAGGTTATTTTAA
- a CDS encoding DUF1844 domain-containing protein, whose translation MSEEKKNEPSNQATFESSSNQKPEESHMLPEASFIQLALILGMQAMQSLGLIPNPGTNKSEPNLPLAKFNIDLLEILQQKTKGNLTSEEEKTLEEMLFNLRMQYVAKVNKQ comes from the coding sequence ATGTCAGAAGAGAAAAAAAATGAACCATCAAATCAAGCAACATTTGAAAGTTCTTCGAACCAGAAACCGGAAGAATCACACATGCTTCCAGAAGCAAGTTTTATTCAACTAGCGTTGATTCTGGGTATGCAAGCGATGCAATCGCTCGGTCTGATTCCGAACCCGGGGACGAATAAATCGGAACCAAATTTACCACTCGCGAAGTTTAACATTGATCTATTAGAAATTTTACAACAAAAAACTAAAGGCAATCTTACTTCCGAGGAAGAAAAGACATTAGAGGAAATGTTGTTTAATCTTCGGATGCAATATGTGGCTAAGGTGAATAAACAATGA
- a CDS encoding ATP cone domain-containing protein: MIDAENNFLFPKETIAELTVPKLMFRRIQKRDGTLVDFDKNKITTAIFKAAQSVGGKDYALADSLADRVILYLSRTYPDGLLNVEQVQDAIEKVLIEHGHAQTAKAFILYRAARQRHRQIQLTQSTSSAQASLVSQELQVRTSDEEIIAWNRQRIIDALVRETQLDIQVATKISKEVELQIIESNLRIITAGLIRELVNAKLLEYGLEKERRMHARLGLPLYDFERLLLSQPIPADNTLSQTVLRAIERQYALAKVFSTEVVDAHAQGILYLHNLDEIVRGYELRFVLPETDLQFNRLCTLNLAAQFRVQVPLAKFAECLPQLTQPLFSSCNWEVLITEQDMCADGSQALLDAIEYWILERKAEFSQEQTSTCPVPKLYFRLLNDSQSISPEWVLHKVTLNLPNIAYQAVKAESEPYLFQLIQTRLHLIIQAHLQKQVFLNRVYGARLRELLTSIAETVPQVTYAIGLLGLNELVESFYGAQLHQSEPARTLAGQILAYLSAQCQQLSQTYNLVLRLEPTEIPEIAYRFAKLDLEREPILATPVVKRKPTNGGVYYTVGAQFTEFTSHELFFRIIAESSFHRYLNQQAAVTIPVSILAEYNGLSSLLRKVLQETPCRLVRITK; encoded by the coding sequence ATGATAGATGCAGAAAATAATTTCTTATTTCCGAAGGAAACGATTGCTGAATTAACCGTTCCGAAACTCATGTTTCGCCGGATTCAGAAACGCGACGGAACATTGGTTGATTTCGATAAGAATAAGATAACCACCGCAATTTTTAAAGCGGCACAATCAGTTGGCGGGAAAGATTATGCATTAGCGGATTCGTTAGCCGACCGGGTTATTCTCTATTTATCGCGGACGTATCCAGATGGGTTGTTGAACGTTGAACAGGTGCAGGATGCTATCGAAAAAGTTTTGATTGAACATGGACATGCGCAAACCGCTAAAGCGTTTATTCTCTATCGCGCGGCTCGGCAACGACATCGACAAATTCAATTGACACAATCGACGTCTTCGGCGCAAGCCTCGCTTGTTTCGCAGGAACTCCAAGTCAGAACTTCTGATGAAGAAATTATCGCTTGGAACCGACAACGGATTATTGATGCGCTAGTTCGGGAAACACAACTTGATATTCAGGTCGCAACCAAAATCAGTAAGGAAGTTGAATTGCAAATAATCGAATCGAATCTGCGCATTATCACCGCAGGATTGATTCGCGAGTTGGTTAACGCCAAATTACTGGAATACGGGTTAGAAAAAGAGAGAAGGATGCATGCACGATTAGGATTACCGCTCTATGATTTCGAACGATTATTATTATCGCAACCAATTCCAGCAGATAATACCTTATCCCAGACGGTTCTTAGGGCTATCGAACGACAGTATGCGCTGGCAAAGGTATTTTCAACCGAAGTGGTTGATGCGCATGCGCAAGGGATTCTTTATCTGCATAACCTCGATGAGATTGTTAGAGGATATGAACTTCGCTTCGTATTACCGGAAACTGATTTACAATTTAATCGATTATGTACTCTTAACCTAGCTGCACAGTTCCGCGTTCAAGTACCGCTGGCCAAGTTTGCTGAATGTCTTCCACAATTGACCCAACCGCTTTTTTCGTCCTGTAATTGGGAAGTTTTAATTACTGAACAAGATATGTGTGCAGATGGTAGCCAAGCGCTGCTAGATGCCATTGAATATTGGATACTTGAACGAAAGGCAGAGTTTTCCCAAGAGCAAACCTCGACATGTCCGGTGCCTAAACTTTATTTCCGATTATTGAACGATTCCCAATCAATTTCTCCCGAATGGGTCTTACATAAAGTAACGTTAAATTTACCAAACATCGCGTATCAAGCGGTAAAAGCGGAAAGTGAACCATATTTATTCCAGCTCATTCAGACCCGCTTACATCTTATTATCCAAGCTCATCTGCAAAAACAGGTTTTCTTGAATCGAGTTTATGGCGCTCGGTTGAGAGAGCTACTCACATCAATTGCCGAAACTGTGCCCCAGGTAACCTACGCAATCGGACTTCTCGGATTGAATGAACTTGTTGAATCATTCTATGGTGCGCAATTACATCAATCGGAACCAGCACGCACACTAGCAGGACAAATTCTTGCTTATCTCTCTGCTCAATGTCAGCAATTGAGTCAAACGTATAATCTTGTATTACGACTTGAACCAACCGAAATTCCGGAAATTGCATATCGGTTTGCCAAGCTTGATTTGGAGAGAGAACCGATATTAGCTACTCCAGTTGTTAAGCGGAAACCAACCAACGGCGGGGTATATTATACGGTAGGAGCGCAGTTTACGGAATTTACCTCGCATGAATTATTTTTCCGTATCATTGCTGAATCATCATTCCATCGCTATTTAAACCAACAGGCCGCAGTAACTATCCCGGTATCAATTCTGGCAGAATATAACGGATTGAGTTCGTTATTACGGAAAGTGTTACAAGAAACCCCGTGTCGGCTAGTCCGGATTACAAAGTAA
- a CDS encoding CehA/McbA family metallohydrolase, whose product MLNPFLLPGNWYKGNLHTHTTNSDGKMTPEVLAQKYLDAGFHFLALTDHWKITRPNPNLNGKLLLLEGIEIDVWKTELNETLHIVGIEPKQTFDIDQKTTPPQRAIDILNQVGALTFIAHPYWSSLTVRDILDLQDYLGVEIYNHGCEVELAKGFSSIHWDDLLIRGKKLFGFAVDDAHERVVDYCGGWIWVKAPELTKEAICSAIRQGAFYSSTGPEIYTIEIQDNKIFVECSPVSRINFMCNGWNGWTVWPNQGETITSAEFPIRDKVRYVRIECVDTFGKIAWSNPFYF is encoded by the coding sequence ATGCTGAATCCATTTTTACTACCCGGAAATTGGTATAAAGGCAACCTGCATACGCATACGACTAATTCTGATGGCAAAATGACACCGGAAGTGTTAGCACAAAAATATCTTGATGCTGGATTCCATTTTCTCGCATTAACTGACCACTGGAAAATCACCCGCCCGAATCCTAATCTTAATGGCAAACTATTGTTACTTGAAGGGATTGAAATTGATGTCTGGAAAACGGAATTAAACGAAACATTGCATATCGTCGGTATCGAACCGAAACAAACTTTTGATATCGACCAGAAAACTACACCACCACAACGAGCGATTGATATCTTGAACCAAGTAGGAGCGTTGACCTTCATTGCGCATCCGTATTGGTCATCATTAACCGTTCGCGATATCCTCGATTTACAAGATTACCTTGGAGTAGAAATATACAACCACGGTTGTGAAGTTGAGTTGGCAAAAGGATTCAGTAGTATCCATTGGGACGATTTACTTATCCGTGGGAAAAAATTATTTGGGTTTGCAGTAGATGATGCGCATGAACGAGTTGTTGATTATTGCGGTGGCTGGATTTGGGTTAAAGCGCCAGAGTTAACCAAAGAAGCGATTTGTTCTGCGATTCGGCAGGGAGCGTTTTATTCCAGCACCGGTCCTGAAATATATACAATCGAAATTCAGGATAACAAAATTTTCGTTGAATGTTCGCCGGTATCTCGAATCAACTTTATGTGTAATGGGTGGAATGGATGGACGGTTTGGCCTAATCAAGGAGAAACGATAACCAGCGCAGAATTCCCGATTCGGGATAAGGTACGGTATGTACGAATCGAATGTGTTGATACATTCGGAAAAATCGCGTGGAGTAATCCTTTCTATTTCTAA
- the dtd gene encoding D-aminoacyl-tRNA deacylase: MIAVLQRVKRAQVTVNTECIAEIGQGILGLVGVDQTDAESDARLLAKKIPTMRIFADLNGKMNLSLMDIHGELLLVSQFTLCADVYSGRRPSFTQAASPDRAIELLEILTTEIRSQGIVVKSGRFGAYMLVELVNDGPVTFVVDSKLMKLTG; the protein is encoded by the coding sequence ATGATTGCAGTGCTTCAGCGGGTTAAACGCGCACAAGTTACGGTCAATACGGAATGTATTGCTGAAATTGGGCAAGGGATATTAGGATTGGTTGGTGTTGACCAAACAGATGCCGAGTCAGATGCTCGGTTGTTGGCAAAAAAAATTCCAACGATGCGGATTTTTGCAGATCTGAATGGAAAAATGAATTTATCCTTGATGGATATTCACGGAGAACTACTGTTAGTGTCTCAGTTCACTCTATGTGCCGATGTTTATAGTGGTCGACGTCCAAGTTTTACGCAGGCAGCATCTCCAGACCGTGCTATTGAACTATTAGAAATATTAACTACTGAAATTCGTTCCCAGGGAATAGTTGTTAAATCTGGTAGATTCGGAGCGTATATGCTCGTAGAACTGGTGAATGATGGACCAGTAACATTTGTTGTCGATAGCAAACTAATGAAATTAACGGGTTAA
- a CDS encoding MFS transporter, translating to MFTAFKHRNYRIFWSGNLISLIGSWMQTMALGWLVYRLTRSPFLLGLSSFFSSIPIVFISPLGGAVVDRMNKRKLLILTQSGMMLSAFILAGLTQFELIAIWHIFAIAIFGGFIAAFDAPARQSFVIELVGKEDLMNGIALNSLAFNSARILGPAIAGYAVAYVGESGCFFLNGLSFIAVIFALTMMTGLEQVNDTKEANLYDNLKEGFQYIKNQKLIWNLIVLVGISSLFSLSYAALLPIFAKEILGGDARTLGWLMSSVGVGAIIGALFVAKLGNFQHKGKLVLIAALGSAFCLMIFGASKWLWLSIGTLAIVGFCNVAYLATTNTLIQTTVNDELRGRVISLYTLIFLGGMPLGNLFVGAVAQKLGAPATVILGSAICFIYTASTSYRVPELRNA from the coding sequence ATGTTTACAGCGTTTAAACATCGGAATTATCGCATATTCTGGTCTGGGAATCTGATTTCACTAATCGGCTCATGGATGCAGACGATGGCACTCGGTTGGTTAGTATATCGGCTAACCCGGTCGCCGTTCTTGCTTGGCTTATCCAGTTTTTTTAGCTCGATTCCGATAGTGTTTATTTCTCCGCTCGGTGGTGCGGTGGTTGACCGAATGAATAAACGGAAACTACTGATACTGACTCAATCGGGGATGATGTTATCTGCGTTCATTTTAGCTGGGTTAACGCAATTCGAACTTATTGCTATCTGGCATATATTTGCGATTGCGATATTCGGCGGATTTATCGCTGCATTTGATGCGCCGGCACGTCAATCGTTCGTTATCGAACTGGTTGGAAAAGAAGATTTAATGAATGGAATTGCATTAAACTCGCTCGCGTTCAATTCAGCGCGGATTCTCGGTCCGGCAATAGCCGGCTATGCAGTTGCGTATGTTGGTGAATCCGGCTGTTTTTTCCTGAACGGATTAAGTTTTATTGCAGTTATTTTCGCATTAACGATGATGACCGGATTAGAACAGGTAAATGACACGAAAGAAGCAAACCTTTATGATAATTTAAAAGAAGGATTTCAATATATCAAAAATCAGAAATTAATTTGGAATCTGATAGTATTAGTTGGTATTTCAAGTTTATTTTCATTATCGTATGCGGCGTTACTGCCGATTTTCGCAAAGGAAATTCTCGGCGGAGATGCGAGAACACTCGGTTGGCTGATGTCATCGGTTGGTGTTGGTGCAATCATCGGTGCGTTATTTGTCGCTAAACTTGGTAATTTTCAACATAAAGGAAAACTCGTACTTATCGCGGCGCTCGGTTCCGCATTCTGCTTAATGATTTTCGGTGCATCGAAATGGTTATGGTTATCGATTGGGACGCTGGCAATTGTTGGGTTCTGCAACGTAGCGTATCTTGCGACAACAAATACGCTTATTCAGACCACGGTCAATGATGAACTTCGCGGGCGGGTGATAAGTCTCTATACGCTGATTTTTCTCGGCGGGATGCCGCTCGGGAACCTTTTCGTTGGCGCAGTTGCGCAAAAACTCGGTGCGCCAGCAACCGTTATCCTCGGTTCAGCTATCTGCTTCATTTATACCGCTTCAACATCATACCGAGTTCCAGAGCTTCGGAACGCGTAA